A portion of the Bifidobacterium sp. ESL0800 genome contains these proteins:
- a CDS encoding energy-coupling factor transporter ATPase, whose protein sequence is MTTVDNTDADTEPYVSSEREGSVSAYSTAHDIDNKTGNKNQHANRVQRTGKTKATQANDTNGFAARLNGIRFSYDGGKSWALNGIDLDIRTGERICLVGPNGSGKSTLSRLIAGLAAPDDGCVTLLGYDVFSSGTPHSDLYRKARKDIGAVFQNPADQIITTVVGDDVAFGPENLALEPDEITARVTESLNAVDMHDSLLDDPSRMSGGQQQRIAIAGILAMNPKMIVLDEPTAMLDLEAQQDVLRVLDNLQKTGTTIVHVTHRPEELKAADRILSLENGRLVRLSQIEATLKLSVTNADDTGMLKPDGLIIAANSGNPIDVKTGKNEGGGSASANTATDTTEELEHVRTGNAASQNRKNETSAASDIESSADGPAICFEHVSFRYPKASSDTLHDFSMCIRQGEVVAIMGRNGTGKSTLTRLMTALSKPDSGSINVAGIDLRSMSRRDKKALRSSVGLVMQQPEHQLFAETVKQDVAYGPNNQGLPTQIVNQRVERALDLLGISELAERSPFSLSGGQQRLAAIAGIIACGPRILILDEPTAGLDATASERIYALVRTLNAHGVTIVLITHSPRQARQLADRVITLGETAQDGTAQSGTGEETAQLASAGKPTTDDTPSETSQRPSLIARLDPRVKLVVFLVLMFTSFMVSSLPQLGLTALMVIVLAAAAKLGPKRLFRAMRGFLILLLVMGIINMLFVRTGRPLVTLFNFPITDEGVMAAILYTCRFGLVILLGIILLQTTTPTALTDGFGSLLSPLRRLGLHTQELALVMSLALRFLPTLADEARNIMDAQAARGGSIETGTPAKRIKAIVAIIVPIFAGALRHSDNLSLALDARSYEEGIHRTHWHAMRVTGKDMIFIILCAMYLAVLLSLKIGILSVVRL, encoded by the coding sequence ATGACTACGGTCGACAATACTGACGCTGATACCGAGCCCTACGTGTCTTCTGAGCGCGAGGGCTCGGTTTCGGCGTATTCTACAGCCCACGATATCGATAATAAAACCGGCAACAAGAATCAGCATGCGAATCGCGTTCAAAGGACCGGGAAAACGAAAGCGACCCAAGCAAACGACACCAATGGCTTTGCAGCCCGGCTGAACGGCATCCGTTTCAGCTATGACGGCGGCAAGTCGTGGGCGCTGAACGGCATCGACCTTGATATCCGCACCGGCGAACGCATCTGTCTGGTCGGCCCGAACGGATCGGGCAAATCCACGCTCTCCCGCCTGATTGCAGGGCTTGCCGCGCCCGATGACGGCTGCGTGACCTTGCTCGGCTACGACGTGTTTTCTTCCGGTACCCCGCACAGCGATCTCTATCGCAAGGCACGCAAAGACATCGGCGCGGTCTTCCAGAATCCGGCCGATCAGATCATCACCACCGTCGTGGGCGACGATGTCGCGTTCGGACCGGAAAACCTGGCTCTTGAACCCGACGAGATCACGGCAAGGGTCACCGAGTCCCTCAACGCGGTCGACATGCACGATTCCCTGCTCGACGACCCCTCGCGCATGAGCGGCGGCCAGCAGCAGCGCATCGCCATTGCGGGGATACTGGCAATGAACCCTAAGATGATCGTACTTGACGAACCGACGGCGATGCTTGACCTGGAAGCCCAGCAGGATGTGCTGCGCGTGCTCGACAATCTCCAGAAAACCGGGACCACCATCGTCCATGTCACGCACCGACCCGAAGAGCTGAAGGCGGCGGATCGGATCCTCAGTCTCGAAAACGGGAGGCTGGTCAGGCTCTCGCAGATAGAGGCCACATTGAAGCTTTCGGTGACCAATGCGGACGACACGGGAATGCTGAAACCCGACGGTCTGATCATCGCAGCAAATTCGGGAAACCCGATCGACGTCAAAACCGGGAAAAACGAAGGCGGCGGAAGCGCTTCGGCCAACACTGCCACAGACACAACCGAGGAACTCGAACACGTACGGACCGGCAACGCCGCAAGCCAAAACAGAAAAAACGAAACTTCTGCGGCATCCGACATCGAATCCAGTGCCGATGGACCCGCCATCTGCTTCGAACACGTGTCGTTCCGCTATCCGAAGGCCAGCAGCGACACTTTGCATGACTTTTCGATGTGTATCAGGCAGGGCGAGGTCGTGGCCATCATGGGCCGCAACGGCACCGGCAAAAGCACGCTGACAAGACTGATGACAGCATTATCAAAACCCGATAGCGGCTCTATCAACGTGGCGGGAATCGATTTGCGTTCGATGTCACGACGTGATAAGAAAGCGCTGCGTTCCAGCGTGGGGCTGGTGATGCAGCAACCCGAGCACCAGCTCTTCGCCGAAACCGTAAAGCAGGATGTCGCATACGGACCCAACAATCAGGGTCTGCCGACGCAGATCGTCAATCAACGCGTGGAACGTGCCTTGGATCTGCTGGGGATCAGTGAACTGGCCGAACGATCCCCCTTCTCGCTTTCCGGCGGTCAGCAACGCCTTGCCGCCATCGCCGGCATCATCGCCTGCGGCCCGCGTATTCTGATTCTTGACGAACCGACGGCGGGACTTGACGCCACGGCCAGCGAGCGCATCTACGCGCTGGTACGCACGCTCAACGCGCATGGCGTCACAATAGTCCTGATCACCCACTCACCGCGTCAGGCGCGTCAGCTCGCCGACCGTGTCATCACTCTGGGCGAAACTGCACAAGACGGTACCGCTCAGAGCGGAACAGGCGAGGAAACCGCCCAATTGGCGAGTGCCGGCAAACCGACAACCGACGATACGCCTTCAGAAACCAGCCAACGTCCAAGTCTCATCGCGCGCCTTGACCCACGGGTCAAACTGGTCGTGTTCCTCGTGCTGATGTTCACCTCGTTCATGGTCAGCTCCCTGCCGCAGCTTGGGCTGACCGCGCTGATGGTCATCGTCCTCGCGGCGGCGGCGAAGCTCGGGCCGAAACGCCTGTTCCGTGCCATGCGCGGATTCCTGATATTGCTTCTGGTCATGGGCATCATCAATATGCTCTTCGTGCGAACGGGCAGGCCTTTGGTAACTCTCTTCAATTTCCCGATCACCGACGAGGGCGTGATGGCGGCGATACTCTACACCTGCCGTTTCGGGCTGGTCATTTTGCTGGGAATCATCCTCTTGCAGACCACGACACCTACGGCGCTGACCGACGGATTCGGCTCTCTGCTTTCCCCATTGCGACGCCTCGGCCTGCATACCCAGGAACTGGCGTTGGTGATGAGCCTGGCATTGCGCTTCCTGCCGACGCTGGCCGACGAGGCACGCAACATCATGGACGCTCAGGCGGCACGCGGCGGCAGTATCGAAACAGGAACGCCTGCCAAACGAATCAAGGCGATAGTGGCCATCATCGTCCCAATTTTCGCCGGAGCCCTGCGGCATTCCGACAACCTCTCGCTAGCGCTTGATGCGCGCAGCTACGAGGAAGGCATCCACCGCACCCACTGGCACGCCATGCGCGTAACCGGAAAAGATATGATCTTCATTATTCTGTGCGCAATGTATCTTGCCGTATTGCTGAGTCTTAAAATCGGAATTCTTTCGGTGGTGCGGTTATAG
- a CDS encoding amidohydrolase family protein codes for MHAPRNTAIEPFAIEHATIATGDVDGRTLSDTTIVVDGLGKIREIGPSSTVVVPPGYHKLDGSGKVVSPGMINGHTHTFSQGRPLDPKGSTPEGQRKTAKLVHSAPGRLFMYETSKSNIMTLLNSGVTTIRTVGDVGYEVVAIRDRINAGKMVGPRILAAGPMLAIPDGHGAPLVAMESTTPEEARSEAEYSIDHGVNALKIAATGGVTDSQVLGEAGAPQMSEEQMRAICEAAHANDIIVAAHAQSEEGVRRALKAGVDTIEHGCTLDDELTELFLNNPNSLRGWSALEPTLSAGLPMKYLSQETLNMTDIQMENSVPVVEGMVNGAKQAHEAGIKVGVGTDTAMPFVPQYGTWREMDLLNRYAGFSKAEAFHAGTQVTAEILGLSDETGSLEVGKSADLLVLDENPVDNLRTLEKPLLVVAAGHPIFHPQVDRFDDMEAQLDEAYK; via the coding sequence ATGCACGCACCACGCAATACCGCTATAGAACCATTCGCCATCGAACATGCCACCATAGCCACCGGCGACGTTGACGGCCGCACGTTAAGCGACACGACCATCGTCGTGGACGGTCTCGGCAAGATCCGGGAAATCGGCCCCTCGTCGACCGTTGTGGTGCCTCCGGGCTATCACAAGCTGGACGGAAGCGGCAAGGTCGTCTCCCCCGGCATGATCAATGGCCATACCCATACCTTCTCTCAAGGGCGCCCTCTCGACCCTAAGGGCAGCACACCCGAAGGCCAGCGCAAGACCGCGAAGCTTGTGCATTCGGCCCCGGGCAGACTCTTCATGTACGAGACCAGCAAGTCGAACATCATGACGTTGCTCAACTCCGGGGTCACCACCATCCGCACCGTCGGCGATGTCGGGTATGAGGTCGTCGCCATCCGCGACCGTATCAACGCCGGAAAGATGGTCGGACCGCGCATTTTGGCCGCCGGCCCGATGCTCGCGATTCCCGACGGCCATGGCGCTCCGCTGGTGGCCATGGAGAGCACCACCCCGGAAGAAGCGCGTAGCGAAGCAGAATATAGCATCGACCATGGCGTCAATGCGCTGAAGATCGCGGCCACCGGCGGCGTCACCGATTCGCAGGTGCTCGGCGAGGCCGGAGCCCCACAGATGAGCGAAGAGCAGATGCGGGCCATCTGCGAGGCGGCCCACGCCAACGACATCATCGTCGCGGCACACGCCCAGAGCGAGGAAGGCGTTCGCAGGGCCTTGAAGGCCGGCGTCGACACCATCGAGCACGGTTGCACGCTGGACGACGAGCTCACGGAGCTCTTCCTGAACAACCCGAACTCGCTGCGGGGCTGGAGCGCCTTGGAGCCGACGCTTTCCGCCGGTCTGCCGATGAAGTATCTCTCTCAGGAAACACTCAACATGACCGACATCCAGATGGAGAACTCCGTGCCGGTGGTCGAAGGCATGGTCAACGGTGCGAAGCAGGCGCACGAAGCCGGCATCAAGGTCGGCGTCGGCACCGACACCGCCATGCCGTTCGTGCCGCAGTACGGTACGTGGCGCGAGATGGATCTGCTCAACCGTTATGCCGGATTCAGCAAGGCCGAAGCCTTCCACGCCGGCACTCAGGTCACCGCCGAAATCCTGGGCCTGAGCGACGAGACCGGCTCGCTGGAAGTCGGCAAGTCCGCCGATCTGCTGGTGTTGGACGAGAATCCTGTCGACAATCTGCGCACACTCGAGAAGCCGCTGCTCGTGGTCGCCGCCGGACATCCGATCTTCCACCCGCAGGTCGATCGCTTCGACGACATGGAAGCCCAGCTGGACGAGGCGTATAAGTAA